Proteins encoded by one window of Misgurnus anguillicaudatus chromosome 4, ASM2758022v2, whole genome shotgun sequence:
- the chad gene encoding chondroadherin, which produces MQSFSFFLVVFLQVSAPFVSSAPTQCPSQCHCHGDLQHVICDNVGLKKIPRISEATQLLNLQRNNLGNLPTGGFSEMKGLISLHLQQCQIREISKQAFKGLNKLIYLYLSNNEISAIKPGAFEDLTELTYLHLDGNQISSLSKGIFSPMINLFTLQLDNNKLHELQPGTFTGAKDLRWLHMSGNELSVLHPGSLDEVENLAILTLDRNKLSTYPIQAMSKLRVIEELNLSKNPLSFIPEYAFRSFGRYMEKLYLNDMGLEKLSNAAFEGVTALKSLHLENNKLRSLSNSLEFTTLQNITLFNNPWSCTCQLANLRKWMDTSRQRPDAVCVSPGSQRGKQIRDSTAFNRCKAKINRAKKGARP; this is translated from the exons ATGCAGAGCTTCAGCTTCTTTCTAGTTGTGTTTTTACAGGTTTCTGCCCCCTTTGTCTCTTCTGCACCAACTCAGTGTCCGAGCCAGTGCCATTGTCACGGGGACCTTCAGCATGTTATCTGTGACAACGTCGGTTTGAAGAAGATCCCTCGTATATCCGAGGCCACCCAACTGCTCAACCTCCAACGTAACAACTTAGGAAATCTTCCAACCGGGGGCTTTAGCGAGATGAAGGGGCTCATTTCTCTGCACCTGCAGCAGTGTCAGATTCGGGAGATCTCCAAACAGGCTTTCAAAGGGCTGAATAAGCTTATCTACCTCTACTTGTCTAACAATGAGATCAGCGCCATTAAACCGGGAGCTTTTGAGGACCTTACTGAACTGACGTATCTGCACTTGGATGGTAACCAAATCTCGAGCCTTTCAAAGGGCATCTTCTCTCCCATGATCAACCTGTTTACCTTACAGCTTGACAACAACAAGCTCCATGAACTGCAGCCAGGTACCTTCACGGGTGCTAAAGATCTCAGATGGCTACATATGAGTGGCAACGAGTTAAGTGTCCTGCATCCGGGATCTCTTGATGAAGTGGAGAACCTGGCCATTCTAACCCTGGACCGCAACAAGCTGTCCACCTACCCTATTCAGGCTATGAGCAAGCTGCGTGTTATCGAGGAACTCAATCTGTCCAAAAATCCTCTCAGCTTCATACCAGAATATGCATTTAGGAGTTTTGGACGCTATATGGAGAAGCTTTATCTAAACGACATGGGCCTGGAGAAG TTATCCAATGCTGCCTTTGAGGGAGTGACCGCTCTTAAATCTCTGCATCTTGAGAACAACAAGCTAAGGTCTCTGTCGAACAGCCTGGAGTTCACCACCCTCCAGAACATCACTCTCTTTAACAACCCATGGAGTTGCACCTGCCAGTTAGCCAACCTTAGAAA ATGGATGGACACTAGTCGCCAACGTCCTGATGCAGTCTGTGTTTCTCCTGGAAGCCAGAGAGGCAAGCAAATAAGGGACAGCACTGCTTTCAACCGCTGCAAGGCAAAGATAAACAGAGCCAAGAAGGGAGCACGACCTTGA